A single genomic interval of Bacillus smithii harbors:
- a CDS encoding ATP-binding cassette domain-containing protein translates to MNPILDIQHLSVWYEKNNFVLEDINLSLKQGYVYGLLGVNGAGKTTLLNTLTGINRSFSGFFKMDDIKVEPDAKLHQWHESKKKRYFAADYPMLFTEMSAREYVKFVHKLYQKIYKEEEFLQLAEEFHFTKYVSRRISELSLGNRQKVVLITGLLLRVPLFILDEPLVGLDVESIEVFHQKMKKYCKNGGTILFSSHLLEIVKRFCDYAIILHNKKILSVVKINENLDLHKEFFEVIRND, encoded by the coding sequence ATGAATCCTATTTTAGACATTCAACATCTATCCGTATGGTATGAAAAAAACAACTTTGTTTTGGAGGATATCAATCTTTCTTTGAAGCAGGGGTATGTTTACGGATTGCTAGGAGTCAATGGCGCTGGAAAAACAACTTTGTTAAATACTTTAACCGGAATAAATCGTTCTTTTAGTGGCTTTTTTAAAATGGATGATATAAAAGTGGAGCCTGATGCAAAATTACATCAATGGCATGAATCTAAAAAAAAACGATATTTTGCCGCTGATTATCCAATGCTGTTCACAGAGATGTCTGCTCGTGAATATGTTAAATTCGTTCATAAGCTTTATCAAAAAATATATAAAGAAGAAGAATTTCTTCAATTAGCTGAAGAGTTTCATTTTACGAAATATGTTAGCCGACGTATTTCTGAATTATCGCTTGGAAATCGACAAAAGGTTGTTCTAATAACAGGTCTGTTGCTGAGAGTTCCTCTTTTTATTCTCGATGAACCACTTGTCGGTTTAGATGTAGAGTCCATAGAAGTATTTCATCAAAAAATGAAAAAGTATTGTAAGAATGGAGGAACTATTCTCTTTTCATCCCATCTTCTTGAAATCGTAAAGAGGTTTTGTGACTATGCAATTATTTTGCATAATAAGAAAATCCTTTCTGTAGTAAAAATAAATGAAAATTTAGATTTACATAAGGAATTTTTTGAGGTAATCCGAAATGACTGA
- a CDS encoding subtilosin maturase AlbA — protein sequence MALKNKYPYIGDHIRIHKLPSGGVLEIDYLREDVSASDFEYLDLNQTAYEICMRMDGTKTIEEILQAQCDKYNENIHDHEGWYYDMIHMLLKKQVIKIMDQAKYKLIQVSGSNEYPMPLHATFELTHKCNLKCEHCYLESSPQAQGTISLEKFKKVTDMLYKNGVLTCEITGGEVFVHPKANEILAYALNKFKKVAILTNGTLLRKESADLLIKYKHKIIVGISLDSVRPEVHNRFRGKKHAFEQTCKTIKLLSDNGIFVRVAMSVFEDNMWEIREMASLVKELGAKLFTYNWVNDFGRGKNIELPTVNANVYQKFLSYEKELLEEFKDLIPIIPYERKRVSNCGAGWRSIVVDPYGNVRPCALFPKTFSLGNILTDSYENIFKSPIVHKLWKLQSPKFSEHCKKGCPFNGYCGGCYLKGLNANKHHRTNTCSWAKNENLEDILQLV from the coding sequence ATGGCCTTAAAAAATAAATATCCCTATATAGGGGATCATATAAGAATTCATAAACTACCATCAGGCGGTGTTCTTGAAATCGATTATTTAAGAGAAGATGTTTCCGCTTCGGATTTTGAGTATCTAGATTTAAATCAAACTGCTTATGAGATTTGCATGCGTATGGATGGCACCAAAACGATTGAAGAAATCTTACAAGCACAATGTGATAAATACAATGAAAATATACATGACCATGAGGGATGGTATTATGATATGATCCATATGCTTTTGAAAAAGCAAGTTATAAAAATAATGGATCAGGCTAAATACAAACTTATACAAGTAAGCGGAAGCAATGAATATCCAATGCCATTACATGCTACATTTGAACTAACACACAAATGTAATTTAAAATGTGAACATTGTTATCTAGAAAGTTCCCCTCAAGCACAAGGGACAATTTCTTTAGAAAAATTTAAGAAAGTTACAGATATGTTATATAAAAACGGTGTACTAACCTGTGAAATTACCGGTGGGGAAGTATTTGTCCATCCAAAAGCAAACGAGATTCTAGCATATGCATTAAACAAATTTAAAAAGGTAGCGATCTTAACAAATGGAACATTATTAAGGAAAGAAAGTGCAGATCTTTTAATAAAATATAAACATAAGATCATTGTGGGCATTTCCTTAGATAGTGTCCGGCCGGAAGTACATAATCGTTTCAGGGGAAAAAAGCATGCCTTTGAACAGACTTGTAAAACGATTAAGTTACTCAGCGATAATGGCATTTTTGTTCGAGTTGCTATGTCTGTTTTTGAAGATAATATGTGGGAAATACGTGAAATGGCCAGTTTAGTAAAAGAACTGGGAGCTAAGTTATTTACTTATAATTGGGTGAATGATTTTGGTAGAGGAAAAAATATAGAACTTCCCACTGTGAACGCAAATGTATATCAAAAGTTCTTATCCTATGAAAAGGAACTACTTGAAGAATTCAAAGATTTAATTCCGATTATTCCATATGAAAGAAAAAGGGTAAGTAATTGTGGAGCTGGATGGCGTTCTATAGTGGTAGATCCATATGGCAATGTTCGGCCATGTGCCTTATTTCCGAAAACATTCTCTTTAGGAAATATTTTAACAGATTCATATGAAAATATATTTAAATCGCCAATTGTCCACAAATTATGGAAATTACAGTCTCCCAAATTTAGTGAACATTGTAAGAAAGGCTGTCCTTTTAATGGATATTGTGGAGGCTGCTATTTGAAAGGATTAAATGCTAACAAACATCATCGTACAAATACTTGTTCTTGGGCAAAAAATGAGAATCTGGAGGATATTCTCCAGCTTGTTTAG